The Coffea arabica cultivar ET-39 chromosome 3c, Coffea Arabica ET-39 HiFi, whole genome shotgun sequence genome contains a region encoding:
- the LOC113735275 gene encoding L-type lectin-domain containing receptor kinase IV.1-like — protein sequence MPFSLVTAILSYFLVHTAAGAAASDDFGFIYQGFQSSNLSLDGLAKITNNGLLQINNKTKLQTAHAFYPNPINFKTKSNSSAFSFSTQFVFAMVPDGSGFPSPGMAFVIAPTKVLARGPSTELLGLFDASTDGSPTNHVFAVELDTFREQQYADINANHVGIDINSVKSKVSRPASYQPYNKNSFENLDLGSGQQMQLWVEYDRVDRRINVTLAPTVAAKPHTPLLSLSYDLSPILQQTMYVGFSASTSPVDNVGLANFVLGWSFKINGDAQALDLSQLPKLPRIGHKKVSKIFSVGLPLLSLLFLLIVAFGAAYYLKRKWKYAEVLEEWELAYGPHRFKYKDLYIATKGFTEKELLGEGGFGRVYKGVLPTNKVEVAIKKVSHQARQGIREFIAEIVSIGRLRHRNLVPLLGYCRRKGELLLVYDFMSNGSLDRFLFNQPKRTLNWSERFRVIKGVASGLLYLHEEWEQVVIHRDIKASNVLLDGELNGRLGDFGLARLYDHGTLPQTTHVAGSLGYLAPEYSRTGRATMSTDVYAFGAFLLEVACGRRPIEHRAVPEENIILVDFVFSCWKAGNILQAVDQKLGTGYVEEEADLVLKLGLLCSHSEPEIRPRMRQVLLYLEGSVALPDLSVLAMGVSAVGLGFGHPAGFEDIKSSFATSTDKSFSYTVENSILSGGR from the coding sequence ATGCCTTTCAGTCTTGTAACAGCAATCTTAAGCTATTTTCTAGTTCACACTGCAGCTGGTGCAGCTGCTTCTGACGATTTTGGGTTCATCTATCAAGGATTTCAGTCATCAAATCTGAGCCTGGACGGATTAGCGAAAATCACCAACAATGGCCTCCTTCAGATAAACAACAAAACCAAATTACAAACGGCGCATGCCTTCTATCCTAATCCCATCAACTTCAAGACCAAATCTAATAGTTCAGCCTTCTCCTTTTCAACGCAATTTGTGTTTGCTATGGTACCTGATGGCTCAGGCTTTCCTAGTCCGGGAATGGCTTTCGTGATCGCACCAACGAAGGTCCTTGCACGAGGGCCTTCCACAGAGCTCCTCGGCCTCTTCGATGCAAGCACCGATGGAAGTCCAACAAATCACGTTTTTGCAGTAGAGCTTGATACTTTCCGAGAACAACAATATGCAGATATCAATGCTAACCATGTTGGTATTGATATTAACTCTGTGAAGTCCAAGGTATCCCGGCCTGCAAGTTACCAACCTTACAACAAGAATTCATTTGAGAACTTAGATCTTGGCAGCGGTCAACAGATGCAACTTTGGGTGGAATACGATCGGGTGGATAGGAGAATCAATGTTACATTAGCTCCAACAGTGGCTGCTAAACCACATACTCCTCTTTTGTCTTTGTCATATGATCTTTCACCAATTTTACAGCAAACCATGTATGTTGGGTTTTCTGCATCCACTAGTCCAGTCGACAATGTGGGGTTAGCAAATTTTGTACTGGGATGGAGCTTCAAGATCAATGGGGATGCGCAAGCGCTTGATCTCTCTCAGCTTCCCAAGCTACCTCGGATTGGACATAAGAAAGTGTCTAAAATTTTCAGCGTGGGATTGCCCCTCCTCTCCTTACTTTTTCTGTTGATTGTAGCTTTTGGGGCAGCTTATTATTTAAAGAGGAAGTGGAAGTATGCAGAAGTGCTGGAAGAATGGGAGCTTGCCTATGGACCTCACAGGTTCAAGTATAAAGATTTATACATTGCCACCAAGGGGTTTACAGAAAAAGAGCTGCTGGGGGAAGGCGGATTTGGCAGGGTCTACAAAGGTGTTTTGCCAACAAACAAGGTCGAGGTTGCTATCAAGAAGGTCTCCCATCAAGCAAGACAGGGAATCAGAGAATTTATTGCAGAAATCGTCAGTATTGGACGCTTGCGTCATAGAAATTTAGTACCACTCTTGGGCTATTGTCGGCGTAAAGGAGAGTTACTTTTGGTATATGACTTCATGTCCAATGGTAGTCTAGACAGGTTTCTGTTCAACCAACCAAAGCGTACCCTCAACTGGAGCGAAAGATTTCGAGTCATCAAAGGTGTGGCGTCAGGATTACTCTATCTACACGAAGAATGGGAGCAAGTTGTGATCCACCGAGATATAAAAGCCAGTAATGTATTGCTAGATGGTGAACTGAATGGAAGATTAGGAGATTTTGGCCTGGCAAGGCTATACGATCATGGAACTCTGCCTCAAACCACCCATGTAGCGGGATCTCTTGGCTACCTTGCCCCTGAGTATAGTAGGACAGGGAGGGCCACAATGAGCACCGATGTATATGCTTTTGGGGCCTTTTTGCTAGAGGTTGCCTGTGGAAGAAGGCCAATAGAACATCGAGCAGTACCAGAAGAGAATATCATTCTAGTTGATTTCGTATTTTCGTGCTGGAAAGCAGGTAATATTCTCCAGGCGGTTGATCAAAAGCTGGGTACTGGGTATGTGGAAGAGGAAGCAGACTTGGTGTTGAAACTAGGCTTGTTATGCTCTCATTCAGAACCAGAGATTAGGCCGAGAATGAGGCAAGTTCTGTTGTACTTGGAAGGATCAGTTGCCTTGCCAGATCTATCAGTACTGGCCATGGGCGTTTCTGCTGTTGGTCTTGGCTTCGGCCATCCTGCTGGCTTTGAAGATATTAAATCGTCATTTGCAACTTCCACAGACAAATCTTTCTCATATACTGTAGAAAACTCAATTCTCTCTGGTGGTCGGTAA